A single Lolium perenne isolate Kyuss_39 chromosome 6, Kyuss_2.0, whole genome shotgun sequence DNA region contains:
- the LOC127308107 gene encoding glycosyltransferase family 92 protein Os08g0121900: protein MSIYSQNSGIQIHDSLSNTANENSPRASENAQLSSSRRRPPPFAKPPPAAMPSRRRRNRKRLLTCVGAASVGALLFFGAHSSHIGLGGGTWPQQQDQLFRSAGPPPPETLMSMPRQTSEADLSFARRLLPNRHHSPPQLREDAVLLPDREVLVLSADPAVGNAMCVFQGGASSPARALGRLPGPGRHAYLCPLPGSEQPLQPPPLLLSSSSYSSSAAPPATAPAPAADFHKLLNWNDSLVFDSAPLPGGDLLLFAKGTNSRQGVIKTATSNIQCIYSRDSDGTVASSPATTSAQQVIRCPPPPAPLSSSNLHVTVALNGQEPLPSLATYDPQNTALPVTRERKSICACTMVRNVAKFLPEWVRYHAAVGVEKFFLYDNASEDDLAGQVSSLNSAGIDASTVAWPWTKTQEAGLSHCAATNQPSCEWMAFMDVDEFIFSPNWNEVEKPSKSLLDSVVSVDPEVGQIFLPCYDFGPSGQTAHPQEGVCQGYTCRLTRAERHKSLVRLDAVADSLANSVHHFTLKPGFQKMWTTLARINHYKYQAWTEFKSKFKRRVSAYVADWTDPINLQSHDRAPGLGVDPVEPVGWAESFCELKDYTMKKLSEKWFGIGSGGHGAITEFNSNGDIAPSPSLT, encoded by the coding sequence ATGTCCATATATTCTCAGAATTCCGGGATCCAGATCCACGATTCCCTGAGCAACACAGCGAACGAAAACTCCCCGCGCGCGAGCGAAAACGCACAGCTTTCctcgagccgccgccgcccgccgccgttcgcaaagccgccgcccgccgccatgCCGAGTCGTCGCCGCCGCAACCGCAAGCGCCTCCTCACCTGCGTCGGCGCAGCTTCGGTGGGCGCGCTGCTCTTTTTCGGCGCCCACTCCTCGCACATCGGCCTCGGCGGCGGTACTTGGCCGCAGCAGCAGGACCAGCTCTTCCGGTCGGCGGGGCCACCGCCGCCGGAAACCCTAATGTCGATGCCGCGCCAGACGTCAGAGGCCGATCTGTCCTTCGCGCGGCGCCTGTTGCCCAACCGCCACCACTCCCCGCCGCAACTCCGGGAGGATGCCGTCCTCCTCCCGGACCGGGAGGTTCTCGTCCTGTCCGCTGACCCTGCCGTGGGGAACGCCATGTGCGTCTTCCAGGGTGGGGCGTCCTCCCCGGCGCGCGCGCTGGGGAGGCTGCCGGGGCCCGGGCGCCACGCCTACCTCTGCCCCCTGCCCGGCTCAGAGCAGCCGCTCCAACCACCACCCCTGCTGCTTTCATCTTCCTCTTACTCCTCCTCGGCTGCTCCCCCTGCCACTGCCCCTGCCCCTGCCGCGGATTTCCACAAGTTGCTCAATTGGAACGACAGTCTCGTGTTTGATTCCGCCCCTCtccccggaggcgatcttctcctCTTCGCCAAGGGCACCAACAGCCGCCAAGGGGTCATCAAGACTGCCACTTCCAACATCCAGTGCATCTACAGCAGAGACTCCGATGGCACGGTGGCCTCCTCCCCCGCCACCACTTCAGCCCAGCAGGTGATCAGGTGCCCCCCTCCACCGGCTCCTTTAAGTTCCAGCAACCTCCATGTCACCGTAGCCCTCAACGGCCAGGAGCCTTTACCCTCACTTGCCACCTACGATCCACAAAACACTGCCTTGCCTGTGACACGTGAAAGGAAATCGATCTGTGCCTGCACCATGGTTCGAAATGTCGCCAAGTTTCTGCCTGAGTGGGTGAGGTACCATGCAGCAGTGGGTGTTGAGAAGTTCTTCCTATACGACAATGCAAGCGAGGATGACCTAGCAGGGCAGGTCTCTAGTTTGAACTCTGCTGGCATTGATGCCTCCACCGTGGCCTGGCCCTGGACCAAAACGCAGGAAGCAGGGCTTTCTCATTGCGCAGCCACGAATCAACCTTCCTGCGAATGGATGGCATTCATGGACGTTGATGAATTCATTTTTTCACCAAACTGGAACGAGGTCGAGAAGCCTTCGAAATCGTTGCTTGACTCGGTTGTTTCCGTTGATCCGGAGGTTGGCCAAATATTCCTCCCCTGCTACGATTTTGGTCCCTCTGGCCAAACAGCACATCCGCAGGAAGGGGTGTGCCAAGGCTACACCTGCCGGCTGACGAGAGCTGAGCGTCACAAATCATTGGTCCGCCTTGATGCGGTGGCAGATTCGCTTGCAAATTCTGTACACCATTTTACACTAAAGCCTGGTTTCCAGAAAATGTGGACTACTTTGGCTCGCATAAACCACTATAAGTATCAAGCTTGGACAGAATTCAAATCGAAGTTCAAACGACGCGTGTCAGCATACGTGGCAGATTGGACAGATCCCATTAACCTGCAATCCCATGACCGGGCCCCCGGGCTGGGAGTTGATCCTGTTGAACCAGTTGGCTGGGCGGAGAGCTTTTGTGAGCTTAAGGATTATACTATGAAGAAGCTAAGTGAGAAGTGGTTCGGAATTGGGTCTGGAGGCCACGGAGCAATAACAGAGTTCAACTCTAACGGTGACATTGCTCCCTCCCCCTCTCTTACATAG